In Toxoplasma gondii ME49 chromosome VIII, whole genome shotgun sequence, a single genomic region encodes these proteins:
- a CDS encoding hypothetical protein (encoded by transcript TGME49_268985) → MNTIHILRSGKFRPRVFDIFRKLCYTVKQTPLDDEGKNREICVIKRWIRDQSVVASEDDAKRVLAGLRYKKGELEQFIALAKYRALKRRYPADSVTD, encoded by the exons ATGAACACCATTCACATACTGAGGTCAGGGAAGTTTCGGCCACGGGTTTTTGACATTTTCAGGAAGCTTTGTTATACGGTCAAACAAACCCCCCTGGACGATGAAGGGAAAAACCGCGAAATATGTGTCATCAAACGCTG GATTCGCGATCAGagcgtcgtcgcctccgaGGACGACGCGAAGCGTGTCCTGGCGGGTCTGAG AtacaagaaaggagaactgGAACAGTTCATTGCATTGGCGAAGTATCGAGCTCTCAAGAGACGCTACCCCGCTGACAGTGTGACAGACTAA